GGCGGGGCGGCGGGCCTGGCCGGCGTGGGCGAGGTGGGCGGCATCCACCACCGCCTCCTGGACCCGAACCAGGTCTCCCTGGGGTTCGGCTACGCGGCCATCATCGTCGCCTGGCTGGCCCGCGGCAGTCCCATCGCCGCCATCCTCACGGCAATGTTCCTGGGCGTGGTCTTCACCAGCGGCGACGTGATGAAGGTGGCGCTGCAGATGCCGGCGCGGGTGACCGATGTCTTCAACGGCTTGATCCTCTTCTGGCTGATCGGCAGCGAGCGCCTCCTCTACTACCGTGTGCGCTGGGCGCCGCGGCGGGAGGTGCCCGCGCCGCTGCCCGTGGCCGACGCCGGGGCAGACCCGGGTACGAGGTGGGACGCGGGCGAGGAGTAGCCTATGGAGGAGTGGGTCCTCAACACCATCATCCGGGGGCTGGCCCTGGGCACGCCGTTGCTGTGGGCGGCGCTGGGCGAGGTCTATGCCGAGCGCTCCGGGGTGGTCAACCTGGGCGTGGAGGGCATGATGATCCTGGGCGCGTTCTCCGCCTTCGCCCTGGCGCAGACCACCGGGAGCCCGCTAGTGGGATTGCTGCTTGCCGCCGGAGCCGGCGCAGCCGCGGCTCTGGTGCACGCCTTCGTCACCATTACCCTTCGGGCCAACCAGTACGTCTCCGGGCTGGCTCTGACCATGCTGGGCCTGGGGCTGTCCGCGTTGCTGGGGCGGCGCTGGGAGGGACTCCCGCTGCTGGAGACCCTGCCCGAGGTCTCAGCCTTCACCTACCTCAGCCTGCTGCTGGCGCTGGCGCTGTGGTTCGTCCTTTACCACACCCGCTGGGGCATGATCATCCGCTCCACAGGCGAGGCCCCGGCTGCTGTGGACACCCTGGGCATCAATGTGGCCCTGGTTCGTTACCTGACCGTCGTCTTCGGGGGCGCACTGGCCGGGGTGGGCGGAGGGTTTCTCTCTGTGGCCTACCGCCCCTCCTGGACGGAGGGCATGACCAACGGCCTGGGGTGGATCGCCATCGCCATCGCCATCTTCGCCTCCTGGGACCCGCTGCGGGCGGTGGTCGGCGCGTTCCTCTTCGGTGCGCTTTTCCATCTCTCTTTCCGCCTGCAGACCTGGGTGGCACCGGAGCCGCTGCAGATGATGCCGTTCGCCTTTACCATAGTGGTGTTGGCCGCCGCGGCCCGCCGCGGCGGGCGGGCGCAGGGCGCCCCCGAGGCGCTGGGCGTGCCCTACGTGCGGGGGGAGCGGTAGCAGGAGGGAGGTGAGAGGAGACGGTGCGTGTGCGGCAAGGCGTTGAGTCCGGGAGCAGAGGGAGGATGACGATGCGCTGGATGAGGACAGTTGCACTGGTGGCGCTGATGCTTCTGTTCGCCGCAGCCGGGCCCGGCCTGGCGCAGGCCAAGCTCAAGGCCGGGTTCATCTACGTGGGCCCCATCGGCGACTACGGCTGGACCCACGCCCACGACCAGGGGCGGCGGATCGCCGAGCGGACCCTGCCCATCGAGACCCTCTACGTGGAGTCGGTGCCGGAGGCCCAGGTGGAGC
The genomic region above belongs to Armatimonadota bacterium and contains:
- a CDS encoding ABC transporter permease: MEEWVLNTIIRGLALGTPLLWAALGEVYAERSGVVNLGVEGMMILGAFSAFALAQTTGSPLVGLLLAAGAGAAAALVHAFVTITLRANQYVSGLALTMLGLGLSALLGRRWEGLPLLETLPEVSAFTYLSLLLALALWFVLYHTRWGMIIRSTGEAPAAVDTLGINVALVRYLTVVFGGALAGVGGGFLSVAYRPSWTEGMTNGLGWIAIAIAIFASWDPLRAVVGAFLFGALFHLSFRLQTWVAPEPLQMMPFAFTIVVLAAAARRGGRAQGAPEALGVPYVRGER